TAAATAATAGTGTTTATTAGTATAGAAATAGTTTATTAAAGGGTCTTAACATATATAGAAAATACGTGATAGAAGTAGAAATCAAGGTTAAGATAGACAATCCTGACTCAATAAGGTCTAAACTTGAAAAACTTGGCTGCATCCATTTTGATAATCAAGTCCAGAGTGATACATATTATAATGCAACTGACAATGTAGGTGGCAGGGATTTTGCCAGAACCGATGAAGCCTTGAGGATCAGGAGGATAAGTGATATTTCCTTCATTACATACAAAGGTCCAAAGATACATAAGCTTTCTAAAAGCCGTAAAGAGATCGAAATCGAGATCAAAGATCCCGCAGGAGCAGCTGAGATGTTAACTGCATTGGGATTTAGCCAGGT
The Methanosarcinales archaeon genome window above contains:
- the cyaB gene encoding class IV adenylate cyclase; this encodes MIEVEIKVKIDNPDSIRSKLEKLGCIHFDNQVQSDTYYNATDNVGGRDFARTDEALRIRRISDISFITYKGPKIHKLSKSRKEIEIEIKDPAGAAEMLTALGFSQVMTVIKSRDIYRLDQYDISLDNVKGLGDFLEIETTAEFESEVPSKVDSIFGLLAELDLKQEDTITTSYLELLLLKKRK